Proteins from a single region of Kiritimatiellia bacterium:
- a CDS encoding ATP-dependent helicase, translating to MPPIDFEKDLNAEQRAAALAPDGPVLIIAAAGTGKTRALTYRVAHLVERGVDPRRVLLLTFTNRAAREMLDRARLLVGEGVGGLWGGTFHHMANRMLRRHAGALGYQLDYTILDQDDARGLVREAAGALDLLGKHFPKPDVLLSVFSLAANKEKTVTDVAGTWFKNHPIEINDVVRVHESYVKRKRALQAMDFDDLLVNGLRLFREQPDVLARYQEHFLHILVDEYQDTNLIQAEWVDRLAEPRRNLLVVGDDFQSIYSWRGADFQNFLRFPKRYPEATVIRLETNYRSVPGVLEVANACIAGNPEQFQKTLRAVRTEDTRPVLVRMYGGEEQARYIVEALKRLRRGGVRMDRVAILYRAHFHAMELQMELAREKIAYTITSGVRFFEQAHVKDVCSLLRLLVNPGDELAFQRLMGLLPKIGQKTAARIWEFLGKRCDLRDPAQTARLREKLPAAARETWKQIEPLAAAYVEEHLDEDPGEVLHQFIEAFYDDYAVETFDNAERRLEDLEALIDYTTKFESAEAFLSETALMTNLDAEADNVQGEPENSIKLSTIHQAKGLEWDVVFIQWLAENMFPSARAMEDAGGLSEERRLFYVATTRARDQLFLCVPEMRRTRDGGAMFYAPSRFVRELPPGLVKEEHVGFI from the coding sequence CGTACTGCTGCTGACGTTCACCAACCGGGCGGCGCGGGAGATGCTCGACCGCGCCCGCCTGCTCGTCGGCGAGGGCGTCGGAGGCCTGTGGGGCGGCACCTTCCACCACATGGCCAACCGCATGCTCCGCCGGCACGCCGGCGCGCTCGGGTACCAGCTCGACTACACCATCCTCGACCAGGACGACGCCCGCGGCCTCGTCCGCGAGGCCGCCGGCGCGCTCGACCTGCTCGGCAAGCACTTCCCCAAGCCCGACGTCCTCTTGAGCGTCTTCAGCCTTGCCGCCAACAAGGAGAAGACCGTCACGGACGTCGCCGGGACCTGGTTCAAGAACCATCCCATCGAGATCAACGACGTCGTGAGGGTCCATGAATCCTATGTGAAGCGCAAGCGGGCGCTCCAGGCCATGGATTTCGACGACCTCCTCGTCAACGGGCTGCGGCTCTTCCGGGAACAGCCGGACGTCCTGGCCCGCTACCAGGAACATTTCCTGCACATCCTCGTGGACGAGTACCAGGACACCAACCTGATCCAGGCCGAGTGGGTGGACCGGCTCGCCGAACCCCGCCGCAACCTCCTCGTGGTCGGCGACGACTTCCAGAGCATCTACTCCTGGCGCGGCGCGGACTTCCAGAACTTCCTGCGCTTCCCGAAGCGCTATCCGGAGGCGACGGTCATCCGGCTGGAGACCAATTACCGCAGCGTGCCGGGCGTCCTCGAGGTCGCCAACGCCTGCATCGCGGGAAACCCGGAGCAGTTCCAAAAGACCCTGCGCGCGGTGCGCACGGAGGACACCCGGCCCGTCCTCGTCCGCATGTACGGCGGCGAGGAACAGGCGCGCTACATTGTCGAGGCGCTCAAGCGCCTGCGCCGCGGCGGCGTGCGCATGGACCGCGTCGCGATCCTCTACCGCGCTCACTTCCACGCCATGGAACTGCAAATGGAACTCGCCCGCGAGAAGATCGCGTACACGATCACGTCCGGCGTCCGGTTCTTCGAGCAGGCCCACGTGAAGGACGTCTGCAGCCTGCTGCGCCTGCTGGTCAATCCCGGCGACGAATTGGCCTTCCAGCGGCTGATGGGCCTGCTGCCCAAAATCGGGCAGAAAACGGCCGCACGGATCTGGGAATTCCTCGGCAAGCGCTGCGACCTGCGCGACCCCGCCCAGACCGCGCGGCTGCGGGAGAAGCTGCCCGCGGCCGCGCGCGAAACATGGAAACAGATCGAGCCCCTGGCCGCGGCCTACGTCGAGGAGCATCTCGACGAAGATCCGGGCGAGGTTCTGCACCAGTTCATCGAGGCCTTCTACGACGACTATGCCGTCGAGACCTTCGACAACGCCGAACGGCGCCTGGAGGACCTGGAGGCGCTGATCGACTACACCACCAAGTTCGAGAGCGCCGAGGCGTTCTTGAGCGAGACGGCGCTGATGACCAACCTCGACGCCGAGGCGGACAATGTCCAGGGCGAGCCGGAGAACTCGATCAAGTTGAGCACGATCCACCAGGCCAAGGGCCTGGAGTGGGACGTCGTCTTCATCCAGTGGCTCGCCGAGAACATGTTCCCCTCCGCGCGTGCGATGGAGGATGCCGGCGGCCTATCCGAGGAGCGCCGCCTCTTCTACGTCGCCACGACCCGCGCCCGCGACCAACTCTTCCTCTGTGTCCCCGAGATGCGCCGCACCCGCGACGGCGGGGCCATGTTCTACGCCCCGTCCCGCTTCGTCCGCGAGCTTCCCCCGGGGCTGGTGAAGGAAGAGCACGTGGGGTTTATCTGA